Proteins from one Nitrobacteraceae bacterium AZCC 2146 genomic window:
- a CDS encoding hypothetical protein (product_source=Hypo-rule applied; pfam=PF13468; superfamily=54593) — protein sequence MSDMVAATRSISPVLDHVVINVMGQLDEAAAQYVRLGFQLTERGHHTLGSSNNLAIFGTNYLELLGYLPGRETMRADLWAHPPGLTGLVFKSVDADLVYATVKERGVPVLEPMSFARPVALPGGAQDARFKVIRVSGDEVRNGRTFFCHHDTPELVYRPEWQAHPNGVTDIVEFVIASREPARTAAVYDRMFGPNLLTSTPGGVSFRAGTATVLVLEPSAIAERYDGAALTSEDGSDRMVALTFKVASLATPRALFDAAGIAYRPYAGGIVVAHADAANVALGFTA from the coding sequence ATGAGTGATATGGTTGCTGCCACGCGTTCGATCTCGCCTGTTCTCGATCATGTCGTCATCAACGTGATGGGACAGCTCGATGAGGCGGCCGCGCAATATGTCCGCCTCGGCTTTCAATTGACCGAGCGCGGTCATCACACGCTGGGGTCGAGTAACAATCTCGCGATCTTCGGCACGAATTATCTCGAGCTTCTCGGCTATCTGCCGGGGCGAGAAACGATGCGCGCCGATCTGTGGGCGCATCCGCCGGGACTGACCGGCCTCGTATTCAAATCCGTCGATGCCGATCTGGTTTACGCTACGGTGAAAGAGCGCGGCGTTCCGGTGCTCGAACCGATGAGCTTTGCGCGGCCGGTGGCGCTTCCAGGTGGCGCGCAAGATGCGCGTTTCAAGGTCATTCGCGTTAGCGGCGACGAAGTGCGGAACGGTCGCACATTCTTTTGTCACCACGATACGCCGGAGCTGGTGTACCGTCCGGAATGGCAGGCCCATCCCAATGGCGTTACCGACATTGTCGAGTTTGTCATCGCCTCGCGCGAGCCCGCGCGGACCGCGGCGGTTTACGATCGGATGTTTGGCCCCAACCTGCTGACATCGACACCCGGTGGCGTGTCGTTCCGCGCCGGCACGGCGACTGTGCTGGTGCTGGAGCCATCGGCGATCGCCGAGCGTTACGATGGCGCTGCGCTGACCAGTGAAGACGGCTCGGACCGGATGGTCGCGCTGACCTTCAAGGTGGCCTCGCTGGCCACGCCGCGTGCGTTGTTTGACGCCGCGGGCATCGCATATCGGCCTTACGCGGGCGGTATCGTCGTGGCGCACGCCGACGCCGCGAATGTCGCGCTGGGGTTCACTGCGTGA
- a CDS encoding aspartate racemase (product_source=KO:K01779; cath_funfam=3.40.50.1860; cog=COG1794; ko=KO:K01779; pfam=PF01177; superfamily=53681; tigrfam=TIGR00035), producing the protein MLWRICNLIARPCCYRRTKAEMSVERAAAMQTIGLIGGMSWESTAVYYRRLNEQVRTRLGGLHSADILMRSVDFDAIVSLQKQGRWDEACQVLANIARGLEQGGAGCLLICTNTMHKLADEVQQAVSIPLLHIADVTAAAIKAEGLKRPLLLATRYTMEQDFYVARLRERFRLDPVIPDADDRTVIHDIIFDELCQGIVSDDSRTRYLDVIARGKAQGADSVILGCTEICLLVGPQHIDLPVFDSTLLHADAAIEFAMAKETPRPRAA; encoded by the coding sequence ATGTTGTGGCGCATCTGCAATCTGATTGCACGACCGTGCTGCTATCGTCGCACCAAGGCAGAAATGTCAGTGGAGCGAGCGGCAGCAATGCAGACAATTGGTTTGATTGGCGGAATGAGCTGGGAAAGTACTGCTGTGTATTACCGCCGGTTGAATGAACAGGTTCGCACACGGCTTGGCGGCCTTCATTCCGCGGATATCCTGATGCGATCGGTCGACTTCGATGCGATCGTGAGCCTGCAAAAGCAGGGACGCTGGGATGAAGCCTGTCAGGTTCTCGCGAACATCGCACGCGGCCTGGAACAGGGTGGCGCAGGCTGCCTGCTGATCTGCACGAATACGATGCACAAGCTTGCCGACGAGGTTCAACAGGCGGTGTCGATCCCGCTTCTGCACATCGCCGACGTCACCGCCGCGGCCATCAAGGCTGAAGGTCTGAAGCGGCCGCTGCTTCTGGCGACGCGTTACACGATGGAACAGGATTTCTACGTGGCGCGGCTGCGAGAGCGCTTCAGGCTCGACCCCGTCATTCCCGATGCCGATGATCGCACTGTCATTCATGACATCATCTTCGACGAATTGTGTCAGGGCATTGTGAGCGACGACTCGCGAACCCGCTATCTCGACGTGATCGCGCGTGGAAAGGCGCAGGGCGCGGATAGTGTCATTCTCGGTTGCACTGAGATTTGCCTGCTCGTCGGCCCGCAGCATATCGATCTGCCGGTGTTCGATTCGACGCTGCTCCATGCCGATGCGGCCATCGAATTTGCCATGGCGAAGGAGACACCGCGTCCACGCGCGGCCTGA